A genomic window from Melanotaenia boesemani isolate fMelBoe1 chromosome 15, fMelBoe1.pri, whole genome shotgun sequence includes:
- the taf1 gene encoding transcription initiation factor TFIID subunit 1 isoform X3: MSDSDSDEDQDRPFSITGFLFGNINEDGQLEDDSVLDNESKKHLAGLGTLGLGSLITEITANEDDEKEENRDSSSVDSEGWVKSTEDAVDYSDISEVAEDETKKYHQAMRSLQPSRKTDDEDDYDADCEDIDSKLMPPPPPPSLPTSVKKDEPSTQSPNVGEDGDGIILPSIIAPSSTADKVDFSSSSDSESETDRPCQGSGAGGAPDRLNLPLAGIMQKDAAKALPCVTELFPEFRPGKVLRFLRLFGPGKNMPSVWRSARRKKKRKHRDPQPGTPPPEGETSEQSMEKKSGWVYEYAAPPPPEQCLSDDEITMMAPIESKFSQPCGDGDKEAESRPKVAEWRYGPAQLWYDMLGVPEDGSYFNYGFKLKEKEPNELQKQDTPKEITEPSPEVQSHEDNLDDSGDKVDGVEDKLALENELFLMVTQLQWEDDIIWNGEDVKHKGTKTQRASLAGWLPSSMTRNANAYNAQQGLTRSNSLLVPPTPPPIPKASSISGSKREKNSHDNQTSQEDDCPWFSIFPIDNEELVYGRWEDNIIWDDQEMDHLLSPPVLTLDPNDENIILEIPDEKEETTSHSPSKENKKETAIKKSRILLGKTGVIKDEPQQNMSQPEVKDPWNLSNDEFYYPKQQGLRGTFGGNIIQHSIPALELRQPFFPTHMGPMKLRQFHRATLKKYSFGSLAQPGPHAVQPLLKHIKKKAKMREQERQASGGGDMFFMRTPQDLTGKDGDLILAEYSEEYAPLIMQVGMATKIKNYYKRKPGKDPGAPDCKYGETVYCHTSPFLGSLHPGQLLQAFENNLFRAPIYLHKMPETDFLVIRTRHGYYIRELVDIFVVGQECPLFEVPGPNSKRANTHIRDFLQVFIYRLFWKSKDRPRRIRMEDIKKAFPSHSESSIRKRLKLCADFKRTGMDSNWWVLKPDFRLPTEEEIRAMVSPEQCCAYYSMLVAEQRLKDAGYGEKSFFAPEEENEEDFQMKIDDEVRTAPWNTTRAFISAMKGKCLLEVTGVADPTGCGEGFSYVKVPNKPTQQKDDKEPQPVKKTVTGTDADLRRLSLKNAKQLLRKFGVPEEEIKKLSRWEVIDVVRTMSTEQARSGEGPMSKFARGSRFSVAEHQERYKEECQRIFDLQNKVLESTEVLSTDTDSSSAEDSDFEEMGKNIENMLQNKKTSSQLSREREEQERKELQRMLMGEESDRDNKARKERRKGLSSSLSTSSHKDDDTSSVTSLNSSAGRRLKIYRTFRDEDGKEYVRCETVRKAAVIDAYTRIRTTKDDEFIRKFALFDEQHREEMRKERRRIQEQLRRLKRNQEKDKIKGPPEKKAKKVKERPDLKVKLKCGACGAIGHMRTNKFCPLYYQTNAPPSNPVAMTEEQEEELEKTVIHNDNEELIKVEGTKIVLGKQLIESADEVRRKSLVLKFPKQQLPPKKKRRVGSAVHCDYLNKPHKAIHRRRTDPMVTLSSVLESIINDMRDHPNTYPFHTPVNAKVVKDYYKIITRPMDLQTLRENVRKRMYPSREEFREAVELIVKNSATYNGAKHPITQVAQSMLDLCDAKLKEKEDRLVRLEKAINPLLDDDDQVAFSFILDNIVTQKMMVVPDSWPFHHPVNKKFVPDYYKVIVNPMDLETIRKNISKHKYQNREVFLSDVSLIHTNSIKYNGPDSPYTKTALDIVNVCKQTLAEYDEHLTQLEKDISTAKEAALDAADLESLDPMTPGPYTPQGRHIRRPGEEESDVDIEGFEEEDDGKPKTPAPAEDAEGDLEDEDDEIEMLLPPRRRLHDQDDEDDEEDDDGEHGRSSHPPQASVLYQDLLMSDGEDDASEEEGDNPFSSIQLSESGSDSDREVDMRPAPPRRAQETARMGMEQDESMLSYEGDGPDEPHMEDSNVSYGSYDETGSRSQLQPSSMGNGEEYGISEEEEEDEEDEARRRGPAVLSQVQLSEDEESEEFRSIGGDSDMDSDN; encoded by the exons ATGTCAGACTCGGACAGTGATGAGGACCAAGATCGACCTTTTTCCATTACTGGCTTCCTCTTTGGAAACATCAATGAAGATGGACAGTTGGAGGATGACAGCGTTCTGGATAAT GAGTCCAAAAAACATTTAGCTGGTTTGGGCACTCTGGGTCTGGGCTCACTCATTACAGAGATTACTGCTAATGAGGATGatgaaaaggaggaaaacagAGACTCTTCAAGTGTGGATTCAGAGG GTTGGGTGAAAAGCACTGAAGATGCCGTTGATTATTCTGACATCAGTGAGGTTGCTGAGGATGAGACTAAAAAGTACCATCAGGCAATGCGGTCTTTGCAGCCCAGCAGGAAAACAG ATGATGAGGATGACTATGATGCTGATTGTGAGGATATTGACTCTAAGCTGAtgcctcctccaccaccaccaagtCTTCCAACATCTGTAAAGAAAGATGAACCCTCAACCCAGAGTCCAAATG TTGGTGAAGATGGTGATGGAATCATTCTGCCCTCCATCATTGCACCATCCTCTACTGCTGATAAGGTTGATTTCAGCAGCTCCTCAGACTCTGAATCAGAAACTGACCGTCCGTGCCAGGGCTCCGGAGCTGGAGGTGCTCCAGACAGACTCAACCTCCCTCTTGCTGGCATCATGCAGAAAGATGCTGCCAAAGCACTGCCATGTGTCACAGAGCTCTTTCCAGAGTTTAGGCCCGGCAAG GTGCTTAGATTCTTACGACTCTTTGGCCCTGGAAAGAACATGCCATCAGTTTGGAGAAGTGCCCGCAGAAAAAAGAAGCGCAAACACCGAGACCCTCAGCCTGGAACGCCTCCTCCAGAAGGAGAGACCTCAGAGCAGAGCATGGAGAAGAAGTCTGGATGGGTTTATGAGTATGCAGCTCCTCCACCTCCAGAGCAGTGTCTTTCTGATGATGAG ATCACCATGATGGCTCCAATAGAATCAAAGTTCTCACAGCCTTGTGGTGATGGGGACAAGGAAGCCGAATCTCGACCTAAAGTAGCAGAATGGAGATATGGTCCAGCCCAGCTCTGGTACGACATGCTCGGTGTCCCAGAGGATGGAAGTTATTTCAACTATGGGTTCAAGCTCAAGGAAAAAGAACCCAATGAGCTTCAGAAACAAGACACACCTAAAGAAATAACAGAGCCTTCCCCAGAG GTTCAGAGTCATGAAGATAACCTTGATGACAGTGGTGATAAAGTTGATGGAGTTGAAGACAAACTCGCTTTAGAGAATGAGCTTTTCCTGATGGTCACTCAACTGCAGTGGGAGGATGATATTATTTGGAATGGAGAGGATGTAAAACACAAGGGCACAAAGACTCAGCGGGCCAGCCTGGCAGGATGGCTCCCCTCTAGCATGACCCGCAATGCCAATGCTTATAATGCACAGCAAG GTCTGACAAGAAGTAATTCCCTGCTGGTGCCACCAACACCTCCACCTATTCCTAAGGCTTCTTCAATTTCTGGCTCTAAGCGGGAAAAAAACAGCCACGATAATCAAA CCTCTCAAGAAGACGACTGTCCCTGGTTCTCTATTTTTCCCATTGACAATGAGGAGTTGGTGTATGGTCGCTGGGAGGACAACATTATCTGGGATGACCAGGAGATGGATCACTTACTCTCACCACCTGTTCTCACACTGGATCCCAATGACGAGAATATAATTCTAG AAATTCCTGATGAAAAGGAGGAAACCACCTCCCACTCACcttcaaaagaaaataagaaggaaACTGCAATCAAGAAGAGCCGTATCCTGCTGGGGAAAACGGGAGTGATAAAAGATGAGCCGCAGCAG AACATGTCCCAGCCTGAGGTAAAGGACCCCTGGAACCTTTCCAATGATGAATTCTACTATCCCAAGCAGCAGGGTCTGAGGGGAACCTTTGGTGGCAACATCATTCAG CACTCAATCCCAGCACTTGAGCTGAGGCAGCCCTTCTTCCCCACTCACATGGGACCCATGAAGCTTCGCCAGTTCCACCGAGCGACTCTGAAGAAGTACTCATTTGGATCTTTAGCTCAGCCAGGTCCCCATGCTGTTCAGCCGCTGCTCAAACACATAAAGAAGAAGGCCAAG ATGCGAGAGCAAGAGCGGCAGGCATCAGGAGGTGGAGACATGTTCTTCATGCGAACACCGCAGGACTTGACTGGCAAAGATGGAGATCTGATCCTTGCAGAGTACAGTGAGGAGTACGCTCCTCTCATCATGCAAGTTGGCATGGCTACCAAAATCAAAAACTACTACAAGAGG AAACCTGGAAAAGATCCTGGAGCACCCGACTGTAAATATGGAGAGACTGTGTACTGCCACACATCCCCTTTCCTGGGTTCTCTGCATCCTGGACAGCTGCTCCAG GCATTTGAAAACAACCTCTTCCGTGCGCCAATCTATCTGCATAAAATGCCAGAAACAGATTTCTTGGTCATACGGACCCGTCATGGTTACTACATTAGAGAGCTAgtggacatttttgttgttggtcAGGAGTGCCCCTTGTTTGAAGTTCCAGGGCCAAACTCTAAACGAGCAAATACCCACATCAGAGACTTCCTGCAG GTATTTATTTACCGCTTGTTCTGGAAGAGTAAGGATCGCCCTCGGAGAATCCGTATGGAAGATATAAAGAAAGcttttccctcacactcagagaGCAGCATCAGAAAACGGCTCAAACTCTGTGCTGACTTCAAACGAACAG GGATGGACTCCAACTGGTGGGTGTTGAAGCCTGACTTCAGACTGCCCACAGAAGAGGAAATCAGAGCCATGGTGTCTCCGGAGCAGTGCTGTGCTTACTACAGCATGCTGGTGGCTGAGCAGAGGCTCAAG GATGCTGGATATGGTGAGAAATCTTTCTTTGCTCCAGAAGAGGAGAATGAAGAGGACTTTCAAATGAAGATTGATGATGAG GTGCGAACAGCTCCTTGGAACACAACCAGAGCCTTCATTTCTGCCATGAAGGGCAAGTGCCTGTTGGAGGTTACAGGTGTGGCAGATCCTACAGGCTGTGGGGAGGGTTTCTCTTATGTGAAAGTGCCCAACAAGCCCACACAacaaaag gatgACAAAGAGCCTCAGCCTGTTAAGAAGACAGTTACAGGGACAGATGCTGATCTGAGGAGGCTCTCGCTTAAGAATGCCAAGCAGCTGCTTCGCAAGTTTGGTGTTCCAGAGGAAGAG ATCAAGAAGCTCTCCCGCTGGGAGGTTATTGACGTGGTGAGGACCATGTCCACTGAGCAGGCGCGCTCAGGCGAAGGTCCCATGAGCAAATTTGCTAGAGGCTCTCGTTTCTCTGTTGCTGAACATCAGGAGCGCTATAAGGAGGAATGCCAGAGAATCTTTGACCTGCAGAACAA AGTGCTGGAGTCAACGGAGGTGCTCTCCACAGATACAGACAGCAGTTCAGCAGAAGATAGTGACTTTGAGGAGATGGGTAAAAACATTGAGAACatgctgcagaacaaaaagaccAGTTCCCAGCTTTCCCGCGAGAGGGAAGAGCAGGAGAGGAAGGAACTGCAGAGAATGCTGATGGGTGAGGAGAGCGATCGAGACAACAAGGCACGCAAGGAGCGGCGCAAAGGCTTGT CCAGTTCCTTATCCACCAGCTCTCACAAAGATGATGACACTTCTTCCGTCACGAGCCTAAACTCCTCAGCAGGACGCCGACTCAAGATCTATCGCACCTTTAGGGATGAGGATGGCAAGGAATATGTGCGATGCGAGACAGTGCGTAAAGCTGCAGTCATTGATGCCTACACCAGAATCAGAACCACCAAGGATGATGAATTCat ACGAAAGTTTGCCCTCTTTGATGAGCAGCACAGAGAAGAGATGAGGAAAGAGCGCCGGCGTATTCAAGAGCAGCTCAGGAGGTTGAAGAGAAACCAGGAGAAGGACAAGATCAAGGGACCTCCAGAGAAGAAGGCCAAGAAGGTCAAAGAGAGACCAGACCTCAAGGTAAAA CTGAAGTGCGGAGCATGTGGAGCTATTGGACACATGAGAACCAACAAATTCTGCCCACTGTACTATCAAACCAACGCCCCACCCTCAAACCCAGTTGCCATgacagaggagcaggaagaGGAGCTGGAAAAAACTGTCATCCACAATGATAACGAGGAGTTGATCAAGGTGGAGGGTACCAAGATTGTGCTGGGCAAGCAGCTCATTGAAAG TGCTGATGAGGTGCGCAGAAAGTCTTTGGTGCTCAAGTTCCCCAAGCAGCAGCTGCCACCAAAGAAGAAGAGACGTGTAGGCAGCGCAGTCCATTGTGATTATCTCAAT AAACCACACAAGGCGATCCACCGCAGACGCACTGACCCCATGGTCACACTGTCTTCAGTGCTAGAAAGCATCATCAATGATATGCGGGATCACCCTAAT ACGTACCCCTTCCACACACCCGTCAATGCCAAGGTCGTGAAGGACTACTATAAGATAATCACTCGGCCCATGGACCTACAGACGCTAAGAGAGAATGTACGCAAGCGGATGTATCCATCGAGGGAGGAGTTCCGTGAAGCCGTTGAGCTTATTGTTAAAAACAGTGCCACCTACAATG GGGCAAAACATCCCATAACACAAGTGGCACAGTCCATGCTGGACCTGTGTGATGCTAAATTGAAAGAG AAGGAGGACAGACTGGTGAGGCTGGAGAAAGCCATCAATCCCTTgctggatgatgatgatcaagTGGCCTTCTCATTCATCTTGGACAACATAGTAACCCAGAAAATGATGGTGGTTCCTGAT TCATGGCCTTTCCATCACCCTGTCAACAAAAAGTTTGTGCCAGATTATTATAAGGTAATCGTAAACCCCATGGATTTGGAGACCATCCGGAAG AACATCTCCAAACATAAATACCAGAATCGGGAAGTTTTCCTCTCAGATGTCAGTCTAATCCACACCAACAGCATCAAGTACAATG GTCCAGACAGCCCTTACACCAAGACAGCCCTGGATATTGTTAATGTGTGTAAGCAGACCTTGGCAGAG tACGATGAGCAtttgacacagctggagaaggaCATCTCTACTGCTAAGGAGGCCGCTCTAGATGCAGCAGACTTGGAAAGCCTGGACCCAATGACACCTGGACCATACACGCCTCAG GGACGACACATCAGAAGACCTGGAGAGGAGGAATCAGATGTGGATATTGAGGGCtttgaggaggaggatgatggcaAACCCAAAACTCCTGCTCCT GCAGAGGATGCTGAAGGAGATCTGGAGGACGAGGATGATGAAATAGAGATGTTGTTGCCACCTCGCAGGAGGCTGCATGATCAAGacgatgaggatgatgaagaagatgatgatggggaACATGGAAGATCTAGTCACCCACCTCAAGCCAGCGTGCTGTATCAGGATTTGCTCATGTCTGACGGAGAAGATGATGCCAGCGAAGAGGAGGGTGACAATCCTTTCTCCT CCATACAGCTGTCAGAGAGTGGCAGCGACTCTGACAGGGAGGTTGACATGCGACCTGCACCACCACGGAGAGCTCAGGAGACGGCTCGCATGGGCATGGAGCAGGATGAGAGCATGTTGTCATATGAAGGAGACGGGCCTGATGAGCCACATATGGAAGATAGCAATGTCAG TTACGGCAGCTATGATGAGACAGGAAGTCGGAGTCAGTTGCAGCCATCCAGCATGGGAAACGGAGAAGAATATGGCATCAgcgaagaggaagaggaagatgaagaagatgaagctCGGAGGAGAGGTCCAGCTGTGCTCTCCCAGGTCCAGCTcagtgaagatgaggagagtGAAGAGTTCAGATCTATTGGAGGAGACAGTGACATGGACTCTGACAATTAG